A window of Acidobacteriota bacterium contains these coding sequences:
- the dsrA gene encoding dissimilatory-type sulfite reductase subunit alpha, with amino-acid sequence MTEKRKTPLLDELEKGPWPSFVKEIKKEAEHNPMSNDVLGILERSYEEHISHWKHGGIVGVMSYGGGVIGRYCDLPEEFPNVREFHTYRVNQPSAWFYTTKALRHLCDIWEKHGSGLTNMHGSTGDIVFLGGSTESLEPCFAELSAEKEDHPSFDLGGSGSNMRTPSCCVGPARCEWACYDTLDACYNITQTFQDELHRPFFPYKYKFKFAGCPNDCVASIARSDCSVIGVWKDDIQVDNAKVAEYDKNGTDVQAEVCDLCPTKCMEWDGKTLDIDNSNCVKCMHCINLMPKALKPGKERGATILIGAKAPIIGGALLSSVFVPFLEMDPESDYEDLKELTEAIWDLWGEHGKNRERTGEFIQRVGLSNFLEEIGLDPVPEMVMHPRTNPYIFFDDEIFED; translated from the coding sequence ATGACAGAAAAGAGGAAAACGCCGCTGCTTGACGAGCTCGAAAAGGGGCCGTGGCCGAGCTTCGTCAAGGAAATCAAGAAGGAGGCCGAGCACAACCCGATGTCGAATGACGTGCTCGGGATCCTCGAACGCTCCTACGAGGAGCACATCAGCCACTGGAAACACGGTGGAATCGTCGGTGTGATGAGCTACGGCGGTGGCGTGATCGGTCGCTACTGCGATCTCCCGGAAGAATTCCCCAACGTCCGGGAGTTCCATACCTACCGTGTCAATCAACCGTCGGCTTGGTTCTACACCACCAAGGCGTTGCGCCACCTGTGCGACATCTGGGAGAAGCACGGTTCGGGCCTGACCAACATGCACGGCTCGACCGGTGACATCGTCTTTCTTGGCGGCAGCACCGAGAGCCTCGAGCCCTGTTTCGCCGAGCTCAGCGCCGAAAAGGAAGACCATCCGAGCTTCGACCTCGGCGGCTCCGGCTCCAACATGCGTACGCCGAGCTGCTGTGTCGGCCCCGCGCGCTGCGAGTGGGCCTGCTACGACACCCTGGATGCCTGCTACAACATCACCCAGACCTTCCAGGACGAGCTGCACCGGCCGTTCTTCCCCTACAAGTACAAGTTCAAGTTCGCCGGTTGCCCGAACGACTGCGTGGCCTCGATCGCGCGTTCGGACTGCTCGGTGATCGGTGTCTGGAAGGACGACATCCAGGTCGACAACGCCAAGGTGGCCGAGTACGACAAGAACGGTACTGATGTCCAGGCCGAGGTCTGCGATCTCTGCCCGACCAAGTGCATGGAGTGGGATGGCAAGACTCTAGATATCGACAACTCCAACTGCGTCAAGTGCATGCACTGCATCAACCTGATGCCGAAGGCGCTCAAGCCCGGCAAGGAACGTGGTGCGACGATCCTCATCGGCGCGAAGGCGCCGATCATCGGTGGCGCACTGCTGTCATCGGTTTTCGTGCCGTTCCTCGAAATGGATCCCGAGTCGGATTACGAGGATCTCAAGGAGCTCACCGAGGCGATCTGGGACCTCTGGGGTGAGCACGGCAAGAACCGCGAGCGTACGGGTGAGTTCATCCAGCGCGTTGGCCTCTCCAACTTCCTCGAGGAGATCGGGCTCGACCCGGTGCCCGAGATGGTGATGCACCCGCGCACGAACCCGTACATCTTCTTCGACGACGAAATCTTCGAAGACTGA
- a CDS encoding sigma 54-interacting transcriptional regulator translates to MSTDEPIVAQTVLDSVADGVFTVDREWRITSFNRAAERITGIRRDQAIGVRCCDVFRASICGSGCVLNYTLSSGEPVVNRAIMILDARGRKVPVRISTAVLRDQSGRVVGGVETFRDLSQVEELKKELEGRFSLGDIIGRSRVMRELFGLLPAVAESDSTVVIHGASGTGKELFARAIHDLSPRQGKPFVAINCGALPDTLLESELFGHKAGAFTDAKSDKPGRFALAEGGTIFLDEIGDISPAMQVRLLRVLQERVYEPLGSVESVEADVRVVVATHRDLNKLVEDGSFREDLFYRINVIRLELPTLRERREDIPLLIDHFIGRFNRLQGKDVIGVSDGVLALLMKHDYPGNARELENIIERAFVLCRGGMIESRHLPPELGQDSERTPGSASTGMTLRELESVHITDALRRNAGNRKVAAEELGIHPSTLFRKIKDLDIETPQSDGRTRKT, encoded by the coding sequence ATGTCTACCGACGAGCCGATTGTCGCGCAAACCGTTCTCGATAGCGTCGCCGACGGTGTGTTCACCGTCGATCGCGAGTGGCGGATCACGTCTTTCAATCGGGCGGCCGAGCGCATCACCGGAATTCGGCGGGACCAGGCCATCGGTGTCCGTTGTTGCGACGTCTTCAGGGCCAGTATCTGCGGCTCCGGTTGTGTACTGAATTACACATTGAGCTCGGGTGAGCCGGTCGTCAATCGGGCGATCATGATTCTCGACGCCAGGGGCCGTAAGGTGCCGGTGCGGATTTCAACCGCCGTGCTGCGCGATCAGAGCGGCCGGGTCGTGGGCGGCGTCGAGACCTTCCGCGATCTCAGCCAGGTGGAAGAGCTCAAGAAAGAGCTCGAGGGCAGGTTCTCGCTCGGCGATATCATCGGCCGCAGCCGCGTCATGCGGGAGTTGTTCGGGTTGTTGCCGGCGGTGGCTGAAAGCGACAGCACGGTGGTGATTCACGGCGCCAGCGGCACCGGAAAAGAGCTCTTCGCCCGCGCCATTCACGATCTCTCGCCACGCCAGGGAAAGCCATTCGTGGCCATCAATTGCGGCGCCCTCCCCGACACTCTGCTCGAATCAGAACTCTTCGGCCACAAGGCCGGTGCCTTCACCGACGCAAAGAGCGACAAACCCGGTCGATTTGCTCTCGCCGAGGGGGGGACGATCTTCCTCGATGAGATCGGCGATATTTCGCCGGCCATGCAGGTGCGTCTGTTGCGAGTCCTGCAGGAGAGGGTGTACGAGCCGTTGGGTAGTGTCGAGTCGGTCGAGGCCGACGTGCGCGTCGTGGTCGCGACCCATCGCGACCTCAACAAGCTCGTCGAAGATGGGTCCTTTCGCGAAGATCTCTTCTACCGTATCAACGTCATACGGCTCGAGCTGCCGACCCTTCGAGAGCGGCGTGAGGACATTCCCCTCCTGATCGATCATTTCATCGGCCGCTTCAATCGGCTGCAAGGGAAAGACGTGATCGGGGTCTCGGACGGGGTGCTGGCTCTGCTGATGAAGCATGATTATCCGGGTAATGCCCGGGAGCTCGAGAACATCATCGAACGCGCCTTCGTGCTCTGCCGGGGGGGCATGATCGAATCCCGACACCTACCGCCCGAGCTGGGACAAGATTCGGAAAGGACACCGGGAAGCGCCTCAACAGGGATGACTCTCCGTGAACTCGAGTCCGTCCACATCACCGATGCCCTGCGCCGCAATGCCGGCAACCGGAAGGTGGCGGCAGAGGAGCTCGGGATCCACCCGAGCACGCTCTTCCGCAAGATCAAGGACCTCGACATCGAGACACCGCAATCGGACGGCCGTACTCGAAAGACCTGA
- the dsrB gene encoding dissimilatory-type sulfite reductase subunit beta, translated as MPEFERQTDIGPPHYEQFLPEVIKKNYGKWDYHEIIKPGVMVHVAESGDKLFTVRCASPRLLAITSIRKFCDIADKYCDGHLRWTSRNNVEFLLTDEAKIEPLIKEIEEYGFPVGGLGAELSNIVHTQGWVHCHSSASDASGVVKCVMDELFPYFSGEKRLPAKTRIAYACCLNMCGAVHCSDIAILGVHTRAPVINHDDLPKMCEIPNLIASCPTGAIRPTTVDGKQSVEIVEEQCMYCGNCYTVCPACTINNADTDGISIWVGGKVSNSRVAPKFSKLAVPYLPNNPPRWPEVVEAVKNIVETYAANARKHERMGEWIDRIGWPKFFELIGQDFTKYHIDDFTHAGETFKRTAQLRH; from the coding sequence ATGCCTGAATTCGAACGTCAAACCGATATCGGACCCCCACATTACGAGCAGTTCCTGCCCGAGGTCATCAAGAAGAACTACGGGAAGTGGGACTATCACGAAATCATCAAACCCGGTGTCATGGTCCACGTGGCCGAGTCGGGCGACAAGCTTTTCACCGTCCGCTGCGCCTCGCCGCGGCTGCTCGCGATCACATCGATTCGCAAGTTCTGCGACATCGCTGACAAGTACTGCGACGGCCACCTCCGTTGGACGAGCCGCAACAACGTCGAATTCCTGCTCACCGACGAGGCCAAGATCGAACCTCTGATCAAGGAGATCGAGGAGTACGGCTTCCCGGTCGGCGGCCTCGGCGCCGAGCTCTCCAACATCGTCCACACCCAGGGCTGGGTCCACTGCCACTCGTCGGCATCGGACGCTTCTGGTGTCGTGAAATGCGTCATGGACGAGCTCTTCCCTTACTTCTCGGGCGAAAAACGCCTGCCGGCGAAGACGCGCATTGCCTACGCCTGCTGCCTCAACATGTGCGGTGCTGTCCACTGCTCCGATATCGCCATCCTCGGTGTACACACCCGCGCGCCGGTCATCAACCATGACGACCTGCCGAAAATGTGTGAGATTCCGAACCTCATCGCATCCTGCCCGACGGGTGCCATCCGTCCGACGACGGTCGACGGAAAGCAGTCGGTGGAGATCGTCGAAGAGCAGTGCATGTACTGCGGCAACTGCTATACGGTCTGCCCGGCCTGCACCATCAACAACGCCGATACCGATGGGATCTCGATCTGGGTCGGCGGCAAGGTATCGAACTCGCGCGTGGCTCCGAAGTTCTCGAAGCTGGCGGTCCCGTACCTACCCAACAATCCGCCGCGCTGGCCGGAGGTCGTCGAGGCGGTCAAGAACATCGTCGAGACCTACGCCGCCAACGCACGCAAACACGAACGCATGGGTGAATGGATCGATCGCATCGGCTGGCCGAAGTTCTTCGAGCTCATCGGTCAGGACTTCACGAAATATCACATCGACGATTTCACCCACGCGGGCGAGACCTTTAAGCGGACGGCGCAACTGCGCCACTAG
- a CDS encoding YeiH family protein, with protein sequence MHEGLQKLWKTEDYWAVWLGLGIVLLALAAYFTGGTIAGWAVKPGSWSTIDGLISDFTKHLPDYLIIFTLFGTVFTISMAVMGRNVRQFVPGFVILFLGSTAIFYLSSNTFVKATLHLGAPLLALIIGLIIGNLFQLPEWFQTCLLTEYYIKTGIVLLGATLPLTLIFNAGPIAFLQATIVSVCTWLTIFLAATRLFGLDKQFGAVLGAGGAVCGVSASIAVGGAVKAKKDHIAISIAIVSVWAIVMILALSMIVKWMVPVPISPGEAGAWTGTSEFADAAGFAVVAELADVIESGAIRGVNGEMLNPDDPINTFTLMKVIGRDIWIGIWCLILAVVSVVFWEKGEASDQAVGAGIIWERFPKFVIGFFLASIIMTIVSSTPPADWVGTASFEGTYKSSAEKIVYDADFSNYTVPPELADRVTITAEGLEYANGGESMTLQEYESLKAAIPPGDPDRNDKLGAFKQLRFSSNWFESDLRKKVITPIKNLRSWAFVLCFLCIGLSTRFADLLTFGLKPFWAFTIGVMVNVPLGYFLSTVVFSRFWSNISALM encoded by the coding sequence GTGCACGAGGGGCTCCAAAAACTCTGGAAGACCGAGGATTACTGGGCGGTATGGCTCGGCCTCGGCATCGTGCTCCTCGCGTTAGCAGCCTATTTCACCGGTGGAACGATTGCCGGGTGGGCGGTCAAACCGGGAAGCTGGTCGACAATTGATGGCCTGATTTCCGATTTCACGAAACACCTGCCGGACTACCTGATCATCTTCACCCTCTTCGGGACGGTTTTCACCATCTCGATGGCAGTGATGGGGCGCAATGTCCGTCAGTTCGTTCCGGGATTCGTGATTCTCTTCCTCGGCTCGACCGCGATCTTCTACCTCTCGTCCAACACCTTCGTGAAGGCGACGCTTCATCTGGGTGCACCGTTGTTGGCCCTGATCATCGGCCTGATCATCGGCAATCTCTTCCAGCTGCCCGAGTGGTTCCAGACCTGCCTGCTGACCGAGTACTACATCAAGACCGGCATCGTCCTGCTCGGCGCGACCCTTCCCCTGACGTTGATTTTCAACGCTGGCCCGATCGCGTTTTTGCAGGCAACCATTGTCTCGGTCTGCACCTGGCTCACGATCTTCCTCGCGGCGACCAGGCTCTTCGGTCTCGACAAACAGTTCGGTGCCGTCCTCGGCGCTGGCGGGGCGGTGTGTGGCGTCTCGGCCTCGATTGCCGTAGGCGGTGCTGTCAAGGCCAAGAAGGACCACATCGCGATCTCGATCGCCATCGTCTCGGTCTGGGCGATCGTCATGATCCTGGCGCTCAGCATGATTGTGAAGTGGATGGTTCCGGTTCCGATATCTCCGGGAGAAGCGGGAGCGTGGACCGGAACATCGGAATTCGCCGATGCTGCCGGCTTTGCGGTCGTGGCCGAACTCGCCGACGTCATCGAGTCGGGCGCCATCCGCGGCGTGAATGGCGAGATGCTCAACCCCGACGATCCGATCAATACCTTCACCCTCATGAAGGTCATCGGCCGCGACATCTGGATCGGCATCTGGTGCCTGATCCTGGCGGTGGTATCGGTGGTTTTCTGGGAGAAGGGGGAAGCCTCTGACCAGGCGGTTGGCGCTGGCATCATCTGGGAGCGATTTCCCAAGTTCGTGATCGGTTTCTTCCTCGCCTCGATCATCATGACCATTGTCAGCTCGACGCCACCTGCCGATTGGGTTGGAACTGCTTCATTCGAAGGCACATACAAAAGCTCGGCCGAGAAGATCGTGTACGACGCGGACTTCTCGAACTACACGGTGCCGCCCGAGCTCGCCGACCGGGTGACGATCACTGCGGAGGGTCTTGAATACGCAAACGGCGGCGAGTCAATGACGCTCCAGGAGTACGAATCACTCAAGGCCGCAATCCCGCCAGGCGATCCCGATCGCAACGACAAATTGGGCGCGTTCAAACAGCTGCGGTTTTCGTCGAACTGGTTCGAAAGTGACCTTCGAAAGAAAGTGATCACTCCGATCAAGAATTTGCGCTCATGGGCGTTTGTGCTGTGCTTCCTGTGTATCGGCCTGTCGACGCGATTCGCCGATCTTCTGACCTTTGGTCTCAAGCCGTTCTGGGCGTTCACCATCGGTGTCATGGTCAACGTCCCGCTCGGATATTTCCTGTCAACTGTGGTGTTCTCCAGGTTCTGGTCGAACATCAGTGCCCTGATGTGA